AACAATCAGTTGATCTTGATGAATAATGTCGAAAAATTCATCGAAGAAAAACTATCACTGAGGAAACACCTTCTATTTGCGTTAATCGACCCAGAAGAAAATATTGATATAAAAGAAAAAGTTACGATTATACAAAAGTGCGACGTTGACGCTATATTACTTGGAGGCAGCACTATAGCTGATCAGATAACCCTTGACAAGTCAGTGCAAACCATAAAACGTGTTACATCTCTGCCTGTGATATTGTTTCCTGGTAACATCACAGGAATATCACCTCATGCGGATGCAATCCTCTTTAGTTCTTTACTAAACTCCGAAGACCCATATTTCTTATTTGGTGTCCAAGCTCTGGCAGCACCAATCATTCTTAAATACAATATTGAAGTGATTCCAATGGGTTACTTAATCATCGGTTCTGGTCAAAC
This portion of the Conexivisphaerales archaeon genome encodes:
- a CDS encoding geranylgeranylglyceryl/heptaprenylglyceryl phosphate synthase, which translates into the protein MNNVEKFIEEKLSLRKHLLFALIDPEENIDIKEKVTIIQKCDVDAILLGGSTIADQITLDKSVQTIKRVTSLPVILFPGNITGISPHADAILFSSLLNSEDPYFLFGVQALAAPIILKYNIEVIPMGYLIIGSGQTAGFVGRARSFPVNKPELVASYALAAGYLGMRYVYLEAGSGANEPISPETVKAVRSVYSGKILVGGGIRSASTAASLAKYGADIIVVGNIIYESDFDLVLKDISKSVHEQ